The Streptomyces sp. NBC_01689 genome includes a window with the following:
- a CDS encoding spore-associated protein — MRFNRSVMTGAVLAALSVGAATAMTAPASAAANTTPQKVCGSSYRTVNSAPVGSLGTVYLTYNASNGRNCVATIRSTPGALKDMSAWIYVSATDEGAQDYGRYTSYAGPASVYGKAYCVDWGGNIANVYVQVTGSNCSALKEHRVTTTR, encoded by the coding sequence ATGCGATTCAACCGATCTGTCATGACCGGCGCCGTGTTGGCGGCGCTGTCGGTGGGTGCCGCGACCGCGATGACGGCACCCGCCTCCGCCGCGGCCAACACCACTCCGCAGAAGGTCTGTGGGAGCAGCTACCGGACCGTGAACTCCGCGCCCGTCGGGTCGCTGGGCACGGTCTACCTGACGTACAACGCCTCGAACGGCAGGAACTGCGTAGCGACCATCCGCAGCACCCCTGGCGCCCTGAAGGACATGTCGGCATGGATCTACGTGTCCGCCACCGACGAGGGAGCCCAGGACTACGGCCGGTACACGTCGTACGCCGGTCCGGCCTCCGTCTACGGCAAGGCCTACTGCGTCGACTGGGGCGGCAACATCGCCAACGTCTACGTGCAGGTCACCGGCTCCAACTGCAGCGCCCTCAAGGAGCACCGGGTCACCACGACCCGCTGA
- a CDS encoding phosphodiester glycosidase family protein, with protein sequence MAPHGRPADRNWLPATPENWPLVVDHTRTPAETVTRGPRHYGETYDTVGGRRHIQVLEADLSDPNLRVGAVEAGDTFTDPEDETPSSTARRRHAVAGVNGDYFEIHAGGRPLGGVVSDGRLLNSPKPGLASQLGVKPDGTMCGPEVIRRRRRWIRPPEP encoded by the coding sequence GTGGCCCCGCACGGCCGACCGGCGGACCGGAACTGGCTCCCGGCCACACCGGAGAACTGGCCGCTGGTCGTCGACCATACCCGTACACCCGCCGAGACCGTCACCCGCGGTCCGCGGCACTACGGCGAGACCTACGACACCGTGGGCGGCCGCCGGCACATCCAGGTGCTCGAGGCGGATCTCTCCGACCCGAACCTGAGGGTCGGTGCGGTGGAAGCCGGTGACACCTTCACCGACCCGGAGGACGAGACCCCGTCCTCGACGGCCCGGCGCAGGCACGCGGTGGCCGGTGTGAACGGCGACTACTTCGAGATCCACGCGGGCGGACGCCCGCTCGGCGGTGTCGTCTCCGACGGCCGCCTGCTCAACAGCCCCAAGCCGGGTCTCGCCTCCCAGTTGGGCGTCAAGCCCGACGGCACCATGTGCGGGCCTGAGGTGATCCGAAGGCGGCGTCGGTGGATCCGTCCACCGGAGCCCTGA
- a CDS encoding MHYT domain-containing protein, producing MNGTVDGFSYGLVTPVAAYVMACLGAALGLRCVARTLHYEQGRRAAWLALGAACLGCGIWTMHFIGMIGFQVVQTSITYNVPLTVLSLVVAIVVVSVGVFIVGHRGATPVPLTAAGVVTGLGVAAMHYLGMAAMHLDGELHYSAPVVALSVLIAVAAATAALWAAVTIRGFLPSLGASLVMGIAVSGMHYTGMAAVSVHLDATAGHTSQGRTPTSLLLPMLIVPVVFLLVAAVIVMFDPVLILGDGEWSRGSRAGRREQPAPVEPSAFEPRSAAPSRPQPHRR from the coding sequence ATGAACGGCACCGTCGACGGCTTCAGCTACGGACTCGTCACGCCCGTGGCCGCCTACGTCATGGCCTGCCTGGGGGCGGCGCTGGGGCTGCGCTGTGTGGCCCGAACCCTCCACTACGAGCAGGGGCGAAGGGCCGCCTGGCTGGCGCTGGGCGCCGCGTGCCTGGGCTGCGGCATCTGGACCATGCACTTCATCGGGATGATCGGCTTCCAGGTCGTGCAGACCTCCATCACCTACAACGTCCCGCTGACGGTGCTGAGTCTGGTGGTCGCGATCGTCGTGGTCAGCGTCGGTGTGTTCATCGTCGGCCACCGCGGCGCGACCCCGGTACCGCTGACCGCCGCCGGTGTGGTGACGGGCCTCGGAGTCGCGGCCATGCACTACCTGGGGATGGCCGCCATGCACCTCGACGGCGAACTGCACTACAGCGCGCCCGTGGTCGCGCTGTCCGTGCTGATCGCCGTCGCCGCGGCGACCGCCGCTCTGTGGGCCGCCGTCACGATCCGCGGCTTCCTGCCCTCCCTCGGCGCCAGCCTGGTCATGGGCATCGCCGTCTCCGGCATGCACTACACCGGTATGGCGGCCGTGAGCGTCCACCTCGACGCCACCGCCGGGCACACGTCGCAGGGACGCACCCCCACCTCGCTGCTGCTGCCGATGCTCATCGTCCCCGTGGTCTTCCTGCTCGTGGCGGCGGTCATCGTCATGTTCGACCCGGTACTCATCCTCGGCGACGGCGAGTGGAGCCGCGGCAGTCGCGCGGGCCGGCGGGAACAGCCCGCGCCCGTGGAGCCGAGCGCCTTCGAACCGCGCTCCGCGGCTCCGTCCCGGCCGCAGCCGCACCGGCGTTGA
- a CDS encoding CYTH and CHAD domain-containing protein, whose product MTRTKRDTERKYEAPSADDTTWLPDLEVDGVASVVGNDLEERDAVYYDTADLRLAGASATLRRRTGGGDAGWHLELPLTGDSREEVRAPLSDTVPAALRDLTLSRSRGEQLRPVVRIRSRRNTRHLLDPEGAVLAELRFDRVRAQSLSAGRTRAAHTSWTELDVELAEETDPALLDAVDRTLRESGIGRAGSPSTLDRALAETGAREPRPPRERAENAQSAVPGSAAEEVLRYVDGQVRGMVDLDPAVRRGLPDAVHRMRVHCRRLRSVLRTSRAVLARGVTDPIRDELKWLGNELGAERDQEVLMERFGTRIGDLPRELVLGPVDARLRVWDVSRSSAARQRTLDALRSPRYLTLLDSLTGLTEQPPLGRKAAHEPGKVLGKAVLKEFGRLAGRMEHALEPAPGTDPDIALHQARKAAKKTRYATEPARASLGEPAKRLGRRVKDVQKVLGEHQDSVVARATLRDLALAAHAAGETGFTWGLLYGQEKAVAERCERELPAVWAAASKPGPREALTR is encoded by the coding sequence ATGACCCGTACGAAGCGAGACACAGAGAGAAAGTACGAGGCTCCCTCGGCCGATGACACCACATGGCTTCCCGATCTTGAGGTGGACGGCGTCGCGTCGGTCGTGGGAAATGACCTCGAGGAACGGGACGCGGTGTATTACGACACCGCCGATCTACGGCTGGCCGGGGCGTCGGCGACCCTTCGGCGACGGACCGGCGGCGGTGACGCGGGCTGGCACCTCGAACTGCCCCTGACCGGGGACAGCCGGGAGGAGGTGCGGGCGCCGCTCTCCGACACCGTCCCGGCCGCTCTGCGTGACCTGACCCTCTCCCGCAGCCGTGGGGAGCAACTGAGACCGGTCGTCCGTATCCGGTCCCGCCGCAACACGCGGCATCTCCTCGATCCCGAGGGCGCCGTCCTCGCGGAACTGAGATTCGACCGGGTGCGTGCCCAGTCGCTGTCCGCGGGAAGGACACGGGCCGCGCACACCTCATGGACCGAGCTGGACGTCGAGCTCGCCGAGGAGACGGATCCCGCCCTGCTCGACGCCGTGGACAGGACCCTGCGCGAGAGCGGCATCGGGCGTGCGGGAAGTCCGTCCACACTGGACCGGGCCCTGGCGGAGACCGGAGCGCGGGAGCCGCGGCCGCCGCGGGAGCGCGCCGAGAACGCCCAGAGCGCTGTCCCCGGCTCGGCCGCCGAAGAGGTCCTCCGTTACGTGGACGGCCAGGTGCGCGGGATGGTGGACCTCGATCCCGCGGTACGCCGCGGGCTGCCCGACGCGGTGCACCGCATGCGTGTCCACTGCCGTCGGCTGCGCAGCGTCCTGCGCACCTCTCGCGCCGTGCTTGCGCGCGGCGTGACCGATCCGATCCGCGACGAACTCAAGTGGCTGGGCAACGAGTTGGGTGCCGAACGCGATCAGGAGGTCCTGATGGAGCGGTTCGGCACGCGCATCGGGGACCTGCCGCGCGAGCTGGTCCTCGGGCCCGTGGACGCCCGGTTGCGGGTGTGGGACGTGTCGCGTTCCTCCGCGGCACGGCAGCGTACCCTCGACGCCCTGCGCTCCCCGCGGTACCTGACGCTGCTGGACTCCCTCACCGGACTCACGGAGCAGCCGCCGTTGGGTCGCAAGGCCGCGCACGAGCCCGGGAAGGTGCTGGGCAAGGCGGTCCTCAAGGAGTTCGGCCGGCTGGCCGGCCGGATGGAGCACGCGCTGGAGCCGGCTCCGGGGACGGACCCGGACATCGCCCTCCACCAGGCCCGGAAGGCGGCCAAGAAGACGCGGTACGCCACCGAGCCGGCGCGTGCCTCGCTCGGCGAACCCGCCAAGCGGCTCGGCAGGCGCGTCAAGGACGTGCAGAAGGTGCTCGGGGAGCACCAGGACAGTGTCGTCGCGCGCGCCACCCTGCGCGACCTGGCCCTGGCCGCGCACGCGGCGGGCGAGACCGGCTTCACCTGGGGCCTGCTGTACGGGCAGGAGAAGGCCGTGGCCGAACGGTGCGAACGGGAACTGCCGGCCGTGTGGGCCGCGGCGTCGAAGCCGGGACCGCGCGAGGCGCTCACCCGTTGA
- a CDS encoding CsbD family protein: MAADEKAQAKGEQAEGKVKKVVGGAVGNESLRAEGRTEETKGELREAKEKAKDAIKPE; encoded by the coding sequence GTGGCTGCGGACGAGAAGGCGCAGGCCAAGGGCGAGCAGGCCGAGGGCAAGGTCAAGAAGGTCGTCGGCGGTGCCGTGGGGAACGAGTCCCTGCGGGCCGAAGGACGTACCGAGGAGACCAAGGGTGAACTGCGGGAAGCCAAGGAGAAGGCGAAGGACGCCATCAAGCCCGAGTAG
- a CDS encoding PRC-barrel domain-containing protein: MSDSIWGYQPTTGHAAGTDLIGYKVEATDGSIGKVDKHSDEVHSSYLVVDTGVWIFGKHVLLPAGTVTTIDQAEKKIYVALTKDQIKDSPEFDKDKHIGDAGYHEQVGTYYQQHRRA, translated from the coding sequence ATGAGCGACAGCATCTGGGGCTACCAGCCCACCACCGGCCACGCCGCGGGTACCGACCTGATCGGCTACAAGGTCGAGGCCACCGACGGCAGCATCGGCAAGGTCGACAAGCACTCCGACGAGGTCCACTCCTCCTACCTCGTGGTCGACACCGGTGTGTGGATCTTCGGCAAGCACGTCCTGCTGCCGGCCGGCACCGTGACCACGATCGACCAGGCCGAGAAGAAGATCTACGTCGCTCTCACCAAGGACCAGATCAAGGACTCCCCCGAGTTCGACAAGGACAAGCACATCGGCGACGCCGGTTATCACGAGCAGGTCGGCACGTACTACCAGCAGCACCGCCGCGCCTGA
- a CDS encoding ATP-binding protein, with protein sequence MGARTGDEHGVGHGTPIQASYALGDDDGSIADARHLATAFLEQARTAHGLAVSARVMDLTQLVVSELVTNARKYAPGPTLMHLRIADGIVDVAVWDSDPTVPNARTADPGRIGQHGLEIVKAVAWHLDIAQESVGKRITARLPLADTPRTGATALRLP encoded by the coding sequence ATGGGAGCCCGGACCGGCGACGAGCACGGTGTGGGGCATGGCACCCCGATCCAGGCGAGTTACGCCCTGGGCGACGACGACGGCAGCATCGCGGACGCCCGCCATCTCGCAACGGCCTTCCTGGAACAGGCGCGTACCGCGCACGGCTTGGCCGTGTCCGCCCGGGTCATGGATCTGACGCAGCTGGTCGTGAGCGAGTTGGTCACCAACGCCCGCAAATACGCCCCGGGTCCGACGCTGATGCACCTCCGGATCGCCGACGGCATCGTGGACGTCGCCGTCTGGGACAGCGACCCCACCGTCCCGAACGCCCGGACCGCCGACCCCGGCAGGATCGGCCAGCACGGCCTGGAGATCGTCAAGGCCGTGGCCTGGCATCTCGATATCGCGCAGGAGTCGGTCGGCAAGCGCATCACCGCCCGGCTGCCGCTGGCCGACACACCCCGGACCGGGGCCACCGCGCTCCGTCTGCCGTGA
- a CDS encoding STAS domain-containing protein encodes MTSTQGTDRPDRLSVEEHTVDGIRVVTLGGEIDHDVTDALRGVVLPADGQVPPRTALDLSAVTFMDSSGINVLVSAHQAAHDAHGWLRIAGAQGPVLRVIELVGLDSVIACHPTIEEALAG; translated from the coding sequence GTGACCAGCACCCAGGGAACGGACAGGCCGGACCGGCTGTCCGTCGAAGAGCACACGGTGGACGGAATCCGTGTCGTCACGCTGGGCGGTGAGATCGACCACGATGTCACGGACGCCCTCCGCGGCGTCGTACTGCCGGCCGACGGCCAGGTCCCGCCCCGTACCGCGCTGGACCTCAGTGCCGTGACCTTCATGGACTCCAGCGGGATCAACGTCCTCGTCTCCGCCCACCAGGCCGCCCACGACGCCCACGGCTGGCTGCGCATCGCCGGAGCCCAGGGACCCGTCCTGCGCGTCATCGAGCTCGTCGGACTCGACTCGGTCATCGCCTGCCACCCCACGATCGAAGAGGCCCTGGCCGGCTGA
- a CDS encoding STAS domain-containing protein, which yields MTQRTLVAASTAHSSGVTVLTATGELDYHTAGELRAAVDDAAFTADGTVLDLSGLTYCDSTGLTVLVTAYQRAEAAGSPLALAGLSADLTHVFEIVGLDQLFTLSPTVEEAIASLRP from the coding sequence GTGACCCAGCGCACCCTTGTCGCCGCCTCGACGGCTCATTCCTCCGGTGTCACCGTGCTCACGGCGACCGGTGAACTCGACTACCACACCGCGGGGGAGCTGCGCGCGGCGGTGGACGACGCCGCGTTCACGGCCGACGGCACGGTGCTCGACCTGAGCGGGCTCACCTACTGCGACTCCACCGGCCTGACCGTCCTCGTCACCGCGTACCAGCGGGCGGAGGCCGCCGGATCGCCCCTGGCCCTGGCCGGACTGAGCGCGGATCTCACCCATGTGTTCGAGATCGTCGGACTCGACCAGCTCTTCACCCTCTCCCCGACGGTCGAGGAGGCCATCGCGTCGCTGCGGCCCTGA
- a CDS encoding SpoIIE family protein phosphatase codes for MGTENLGRGTRPATGADVFAADREVGRDLASVDWEATPLGSPSGWPQSLQTAVSILLSSRFPMWMAWGPELTFFCNAAYRSDTLGGKYPWALGRSAREVWAEIWPDIGPRIDTVMTTGRATWDEALLLFVERSGFPEESYHTFSYSPLHDDDGRVVGMLCVVSEDTERVIGERRMSTLRDLGSDPSAVRTEREMLAFAGRQLEHNPQDLPFTLTYLFEDDGSARLAASTGVGSEDPVAPPTLSADDPRAVWPVAELLRGDTVLTDLDGVPSSGLPTGNWPEPPKQALAVPLVQPGSAPYGFLVSALNRYRPLDEGYRGFVELAAGHITAGIAGARSFQAQQRRAEVLAELDRAKTAFFSNISHEFRTPLTLIMGPVEELRGRLATSDPQVREELEVIHRNGLRLGKLVNSLLDFSRIEAGRMQARYEPVDLAALTAELSSVFRSAVEKAGLTFTVDCPTLDDPVHVDRGLWEKVVLNLLSNALKFTFNGSIGVSLRADGREAVVTVTDTGVGVPAHEMPRLFERFHRIENARSRSDEGSGIGLALVQELVTLHGGTITASSAVDEGTRFVIRLPFGTAHLPPDSLVSGTRRETASATAAPFVAEALRWLPGKRTDTVPDGADGAEGIEGMSVGASVAGPDSAARVLVADDNADMREYLTRLLTGAGYEVATVDDGVAALESVRARPPDLVVSDVMMPRMDGLALVAAVRAEARTAAVPVLLLSARAGEEASVEGLRAGADDYLVKPFAAAELLARVRGNLDLARLRNHHARWRTALVDSLQEAFFVCDEHGAVIEINSAFTDILGYGPEGLPYAPVHPWWPDAEVDADAHRQVAEAFAGFLAEDRGNRVVPVTHRDGHRLWASASFNRAQDPDTGRTVTVGTFRDVTAEHYAIQRETALAALGMRLSRATSLPQTLAGALEEFQTLWHAHRVVAAVFPPHQEPRLTGPATSTAWGTLDEPTRAALITLRDGPTLTPLADATGAGITLEHPDGPLVVRLDLDRRRPFTDQDQLLLALLGGHLSQSLARAHQIDQQRETALALQRAILGPAELPEGFAVRYEPAARPLEVGGDWYDTVALRDGRIGIVVGDCVGRGLEAATVMGQLRSACRALLLQDSDPGRTLMALDHFAAGVPGAVCTTVFCGVLDPETGHLTYSSAGHPPGILAHPDGTTQLLDGGRYAPLAVRPGARRPQAECTVPARATLLLYTDGLVERRRRPLTTGIDQAGEAVQDGRETAVDELATQVMTRLAPVNGYDDDVALLLYRHPAPLELTFPAESEQLAPVRQALRGWLAKCDLPPHTAQRVLVAVGEACANAIEHGHRHAPGQTVRLRAEALVGDLRLTVADTGRWKTPRPEANAHRGRGLALMRAMMQQVTITPGPVGTTVDMHTRIS; via the coding sequence GTGGGCACCGAGAATCTCGGGCGCGGAACACGACCGGCCACGGGTGCCGACGTCTTCGCCGCCGACCGCGAGGTCGGACGTGACCTCGCCTCGGTGGACTGGGAGGCGACGCCGCTCGGTTCACCGTCCGGCTGGCCGCAGAGTCTGCAGACCGCGGTGAGTATCCTCCTGTCCTCACGCTTCCCGATGTGGATGGCGTGGGGTCCGGAACTGACGTTCTTCTGCAACGCCGCCTACCGGAGCGACACCCTGGGCGGGAAGTACCCGTGGGCCCTGGGGCGTTCGGCGCGCGAGGTGTGGGCGGAGATCTGGCCGGACATCGGGCCGCGGATCGACACGGTGATGACCACGGGCCGGGCGACCTGGGACGAGGCGCTCCTGCTGTTCGTGGAGCGCTCCGGTTTCCCCGAGGAGTCGTACCACACCTTCTCCTACAGCCCCTTGCACGACGACGACGGCCGGGTGGTCGGCATGCTCTGCGTGGTGAGCGAGGACACCGAGCGGGTCATCGGCGAGCGCCGGATGAGCACCCTGCGCGATCTGGGCTCCGATCCCAGCGCGGTCCGGACCGAGCGGGAGATGCTGGCTTTCGCCGGGCGGCAGTTGGAGCACAACCCGCAGGACCTTCCCTTCACCCTGACCTATCTCTTCGAGGACGACGGCTCCGCCCGGCTGGCGGCCTCGACCGGTGTGGGCTCGGAAGATCCCGTGGCTCCGCCGACGTTGTCCGCGGACGATCCCCGGGCGGTCTGGCCCGTCGCCGAACTCCTGCGGGGCGACACGGTGTTGACGGACCTCGACGGCGTCCCGTCGTCCGGGCTGCCGACCGGGAACTGGCCGGAGCCCCCGAAACAGGCCCTGGCCGTACCGCTGGTGCAGCCGGGCAGCGCCCCCTACGGGTTCCTCGTGTCGGCCCTCAACCGCTACCGGCCGCTGGACGAGGGCTACCGGGGCTTCGTCGAGCTCGCCGCGGGGCACATCACGGCGGGCATCGCGGGTGCGCGCAGTTTCCAGGCACAGCAGCGGCGTGCGGAGGTGCTCGCCGAACTGGACCGGGCGAAGACCGCGTTCTTCTCCAACATCAGCCACGAGTTCCGCACCCCGCTCACGCTGATCATGGGCCCGGTGGAGGAACTGCGCGGCAGGCTGGCCACGTCCGACCCCCAGGTCCGCGAGGAGTTGGAGGTCATCCACCGCAACGGGCTGCGGCTCGGCAAGCTGGTCAACAGTCTGCTGGACTTCTCCCGTATCGAGGCGGGCCGGATGCAGGCCCGGTACGAGCCGGTGGACCTGGCCGCTCTCACGGCCGAACTCTCCAGCGTCTTCCGCTCGGCGGTCGAGAAGGCCGGGCTGACCTTCACGGTCGACTGCCCGACGCTCGACGACCCGGTGCACGTCGACCGCGGGCTGTGGGAGAAGGTGGTCCTCAACCTCCTGAGCAACGCGCTGAAGTTCACCTTCAACGGTTCCATCGGAGTCTCCCTGCGTGCCGACGGCCGGGAGGCGGTGGTGACCGTCACGGACACCGGAGTCGGTGTCCCGGCCCACGAGATGCCGCGCCTGTTCGAGCGGTTCCACCGCATAGAGAACGCCCGCTCCCGCTCCGACGAGGGCAGCGGCATCGGTCTCGCCCTCGTACAGGAACTCGTCACCCTGCACGGCGGCACCATCACCGCGTCCAGCGCCGTGGACGAGGGCACACGTTTCGTCATCCGGCTGCCCTTCGGCACGGCGCACCTGCCGCCGGACAGCCTGGTCTCCGGCACCCGACGCGAGACGGCCTCCGCCACGGCGGCCCCCTTCGTGGCCGAGGCCCTGCGCTGGCTGCCCGGAAAGCGGACGGACACCGTCCCCGACGGAGCCGACGGAGCCGAGGGGATCGAGGGGATGTCCGTCGGCGCGTCCGTGGCCGGACCGGACTCGGCCGCCAGAGTCCTGGTCGCCGACGACAACGCCGACATGCGGGAGTACCTCACCCGGCTGCTGACCGGAGCGGGATACGAGGTGGCCACGGTCGACGACGGCGTGGCGGCACTGGAGTCCGTACGCGCCCGGCCGCCGGACCTGGTCGTCAGCGATGTGATGATGCCCCGGATGGACGGACTCGCCCTGGTCGCGGCGGTGCGTGCCGAGGCGCGCACCGCGGCCGTCCCGGTCCTGCTGCTCTCCGCCCGCGCGGGCGAGGAGGCGTCCGTCGAGGGACTGCGGGCGGGCGCCGACGACTATCTCGTCAAGCCCTTCGCCGCGGCCGAACTGCTCGCCCGTGTACGGGGCAACCTGGACCTTGCGCGGCTGCGCAACCACCACGCCCGCTGGCGGACCGCGCTCGTCGACTCCCTGCAGGAGGCGTTCTTCGTCTGCGACGAGCACGGCGCGGTCATCGAGATCAACAGCGCGTTCACCGACATCCTCGGCTACGGACCCGAGGGGCTGCCCTACGCGCCCGTCCACCCCTGGTGGCCGGACGCCGAGGTGGACGCCGACGCGCACCGGCAGGTCGCGGAGGCCTTCGCGGGTTTCCTGGCCGAGGACCGGGGCAACCGCGTCGTCCCCGTCACGCACCGCGACGGACACCGGCTGTGGGCGAGTGCCTCCTTCAACCGGGCACAGGACCCGGACACCGGACGCACGGTCACCGTGGGGACCTTCAGGGACGTCACCGCGGAGCACTACGCGATCCAGCGGGAGACCGCTCTGGCCGCACTCGGCATGCGTCTCTCCCGGGCCACCAGTCTGCCCCAGACCCTGGCGGGAGCACTGGAGGAGTTCCAGACGCTGTGGCACGCCCACCGTGTCGTCGCCGCCGTGTTCCCCCCGCACCAGGAACCCCGGCTCACCGGCCCGGCCACGTCGACGGCCTGGGGCACGCTGGACGAGCCCACACGGGCGGCGCTCATCACGCTGCGGGACGGCCCCACGCTGACGCCGCTGGCCGACGCCACCGGTGCCGGCATCACCCTGGAACACCCCGACGGCCCCCTGGTCGTCCGGCTCGACCTGGACCGGCGGCGGCCGTTCACGGACCAGGACCAGCTCCTGCTTGCCTTGCTCGGCGGCCACCTCTCGCAGAGTCTCGCCCGGGCACATCAGATCGATCAGCAGCGGGAGACCGCTCTGGCTTTGCAACGGGCCATCCTCGGCCCGGCCGAGCTGCCCGAGGGCTTCGCCGTCCGCTACGAGCCCGCCGCCCGCCCGCTGGAGGTCGGCGGCGACTGGTACGACACCGTCGCCCTGCGCGACGGCCGGATCGGCATCGTGGTCGGCGACTGCGTGGGCCGCGGCCTGGAAGCCGCCACCGTGATGGGCCAACTGCGCAGCGCCTGCCGGGCGCTGCTGCTCCAGGACTCCGACCCGGGCCGGACGCTGATGGCCCTGGACCACTTCGCGGCCGGGGTGCCGGGTGCCGTGTGCACCACCGTCTTCTGTGGGGTGCTCGACCCCGAGACCGGTCATCTCACCTACTCCAGCGCCGGCCATCCGCCCGGCATCCTCGCCCATCCCGACGGCACCACCCAGCTCCTCGACGGCGGCCGGTACGCGCCGCTGGCCGTACGCCCAGGCGCCCGGCGCCCGCAGGCGGAGTGCACGGTGCCCGCCCGTGCCACCCTGCTGCTGTACACCGACGGGCTGGTCGAGCGCCGCCGACGCCCGCTGACCACCGGCATCGACCAGGCGGGAGAGGCCGTCCAGGACGGCCGCGAGACCGCGGTCGACGAGCTCGCCACCCAGGTCATGACGCGCCTCGCCCCGGTGAACGGCTACGACGACGACGTGGCGCTCCTCCTCTACCGTCATCCCGCGCCCCTGGAGCTGACGTTCCCGGCCGAGTCCGAGCAACTCGCCCCGGTGCGGCAGGCCTTGCGCGGCTGGCTGGCCAAGTGCGACCTTCCGCCGCACACCGCGCAGCGGGTACTGGTCGCCGTGGGGGAAGCCTGTGCCAACGCCATCGAGCACGGTCACCGTCACGCCCCGGGCCAGACCGTGCGACTGCGCGCCGAGGCCCTCGTGGGCGACCTCCGGCTGACCGTCGCCGACACCGGCCGCTGGAAGACCCCGCGGCCCGAGGCCAACGCGCATCGCGGCCGTGGGCTGGCCCTGATGCGCGCGATGATGCAACAGGTCACCATCACCCCCGGACCGGTGGGCACCACCGTCGACATGCACACGAGGATCTCCTGA
- a CDS encoding STAS domain-containing protein: MTTPLTLTPGHRPDGTAFLKATGEIDMSNTAALSAALEDLPGHVVVDLTGIGYLDSAGLSVLFAHADRIELISAPLLTPVLKFSGLADLTTVQET, translated from the coding sequence ATGACCACACCGCTCACCCTCACCCCGGGGCACCGGCCGGACGGAACCGCGTTCCTCAAAGCCACCGGTGAGATCGACATGAGCAACACCGCCGCGCTGTCCGCCGCTCTGGAGGACCTGCCGGGGCACGTCGTCGTCGATCTCACGGGCATCGGATATCTCGACAGTGCGGGGCTGAGCGTCCTGTTCGCGCACGCGGACCGCATCGAGCTCATCAGCGCCCCGCTGCTCACTCCCGTCCTGAAGTTCTCCGGCCTCGCCGACCTGACCACCGTCCAGGAGACGTGA